In the genome of Populus nigra chromosome 9, ddPopNigr1.1, whole genome shotgun sequence, one region contains:
- the LOC133703986 gene encoding uncharacterized protein LOC133703986, giving the protein MGSLSLSLKVILLSTSVLFLSLCLKISVPLVHDFSVNQAPLLWSSILSWLKPPYLYVIINCIIITIAASSRFHHSHSTANSTTTHDQIEKIPMDEYLHDEMKISTVEIQTRHFDGLESRAEIDYQDREEERQEAAHHEQVVIEDKGIVNAVAVLEDSKNETVDDFVLSKSTWVPPIKRIDSSENHLLLPDNLSPVEKPLVSSRFGHRKFVKASPEGGRALRVAKPKRHETLENTWKTITEGRAMPLTRHVKKSETFKDTWENHGSQFNTSVVDPHEVKKSTTFKDRTNYQLPLVNSSSPSSGKLRKEPSLSQDELNRRVEAFIKKFNEEMRLQRQESLNQYKEMTSRGKRHGIN; this is encoded by the exons ATGGGTTCTCTTTCACTTTCCTTAAAAGTTATATTACTTTCAACGAGTGTGTTGTTCTTGTCCTTGTGTCTCAAAATCTCTGTTCCATTAGTGCATGATTTCTCTGTAAATCAAGCTCCTCTTCTTTGGAGTTCAATCCTTTCTTGGCTTAAACCTCCTTATCTTTACGTTATCATAAACTGCATCATCATTACCATCGCTGCTTCCTCGCGTTTCCACCACAGCCACAGCACCGCTAATAGCACTACTACTCACGATCAAATTGAGAAAATCCCAATGGATGAGTATCTTCATGATGAGATGAAGATTTCCACAGTGGAGATTCAGACTCGTCATTTTGATGGTCTGGAATCGAGGGCTGAGATTGATTATCAGGACAGAGAAGAGGAACGACAAGAAGCGGCTCATCATGAGCAAGTTGTTATTGAAGACAAGGGTATTGTTAACGCTGTGGCAGTGCTAGAGGATAGCAAAAACGAAACGGTTGATGATTTTGTGCTATCCAAGTCTACGTGGGTCCCGCCTATAAAGAGGATTGATTCGTCGGAGAACCATCTGTTGCTGCCGGACAACCTTTCTCCTGTGGAGAAACCCCTGGTTTCTTCTAGGTTCGGTCACCGGAAATTTGTTAAAGCTAGCCCTGAAG GTGGAAGGGCGTTAAGGGTAGCAAAGCCAAAACGGCACGAGACATTGGAGAATACTTGGAAGACGATAACAGAGGGGCGTGCAATGCCGTTAACAAGGCACGTGAAGAAATCGGAGACGTTCAAGGACACGTGGGAGAATCATGGCAGTCAGTTTAATACAAGTGTCGTGGACCCACATGAAGTGAAGAAATCAACGACGTTCAAGGACAGGACCAATTATCAGCTGCCACTTGTCAACTCGTCCTCTCCTTCTTCAGGGAAACTAAGGAAAGAGCCTTCACTGAGTCAAGACGAGTTGAACCGGCGAGTTGAGGCttttattaagaaatttaaCGAGGAGATGAGGTTGCAAAGGCAAGAGTCATTGAATCAGTACAAGGAGATGACTAGCCGTGGAAAAAGGCAtggcattaattaa